The nucleotide window GAGATGAGCTTAGGGCGGCGCGATTTGTGGGCGCGCTCCTGCTGTTTGCCGCCCTCTATGTCAGCGCCGACGCTTTATGGAGCCTGGTGACGCATAACCAAGCCAAACTTTCTGGTCTTGGGATCTGGCTCACGATAGCGACGATACCGGTGATGTTTCCGCTCGCGACCGCCAAGTCACGGATCGCTCGAAGCATCAAGAGCCGAGCGCTTCTCGCCGACGCAATAGGAAATGCGGTCTGTTGGTATCTAGCTGCAATTGTATTGGCGAGTCTTCTTATCGCTAGATTCTATCCGATTTGGTGGCTCGACGGCACGGCTTCGCTGTTAGTGGCTGTCATTCTCGTCGCCGAGGGCGCGAAAGCGTGGAAAGGTGAAGCTCTTTCTTAGCGTGAGCCTTCGGCGGGCGACGAGGATCGCGCGAGCACGGGCTCACGCATATCCGCTAAACAAGATGTCTTTGTCAATGACCTGCGGCTTTGCGCTGACTGTTTCCAGAAAGACTTATCGGCGAGTCGCTAGATATCGGTCGTTAGGGCTGCGCGCGAAGCTCATCCTTGAGGGGTGACCGCTAAGTCACAGTGCCGGGACCGGCGTGTACCAGATACCCACGTCCACAAGCTCGGCAACCTTATCACGCAGTCCCACGAATGCACGGTCGCTCGTGTCGAACGATCTTCCGGCAAAAGGCATTGATGCCGTGGCAGAAATGATGGATGACCCGACGACGGCGCGGCAGACCGCCGCTTCTTCGCCGAGCACTCTGGAGTATTGCGCTACAGCTTCG belongs to Candidatus Eremiobacteraceae bacterium and includes:
- a CDS encoding cation transporter — protein: MTLDLGLLRRAVFLEWVTMVWTIVAGALGTTFGTISRSVSLTAFGLDSIVELVCAYALLRRLNKELAGLTFGERDELRAARFVGALLLFAALYVSADALWSLVTHNQAKLSGLGIWLTIATIPVMFPLATAKSRIARSIKSRALLADAIGNAVCWYLAAIVLASLLIARFYPIWWLDGTASLLVAVILVAEGAKAWKGEALS